A window from Nitrosopumilus adriaticus encodes these proteins:
- a CDS encoding cation diffusion facilitator family transporter, producing the protein MIKIHSDVEKHLSIVFVIAVSLFVFEFVGGILSNSLALIADSFHVMLDFVAIGISLVAFRIAKKKHTSALTFGFHRVEIIAAFVNGISLVATSVFIIIEANKRFFEPPEIDTIILIIFASVGLVTNIIMAKRLEKHSHSNLNVHGSYLHVLGDLLSSIGVIVGAVIMMLSNNFIVDVVVSIGIALVILRSGIILCKKCIHIFMEGTPEEIKVSDVTKDLLNIEEIIEVHDLHVWTLTSNLFSMTVHIKIKQEALQQPDKILKKINHRMNEKFGITHCTVQIESEHGLMDLDD; encoded by the coding sequence TTGATCAAAATACATTCAGATGTAGAAAAACATCTCAGTATTGTTTTTGTCATAGCAGTATCATTATTTGTATTTGAATTTGTGGGAGGCATACTATCAAATAGCTTAGCCCTTATTGCTGATTCATTTCATGTAATGCTAGATTTTGTGGCGATAGGAATTTCATTAGTTGCTTTTAGAATAGCAAAAAAGAAACACACTTCAGCACTTACATTTGGATTTCACAGAGTCGAAATTATTGCAGCGTTTGTAAATGGAATTTCACTTGTTGCAACATCAGTATTTATTATAATTGAAGCCAACAAAAGATTTTTTGAACCACCAGAAATTGATACAATAATACTAATAATTTTTGCTAGTGTAGGTCTTGTTACTAACATCATAATGGCTAAAAGACTTGAAAAACATAGTCATTCAAATCTAAATGTACATGGGTCTTATCTTCATGTATTAGGTGATCTTCTTTCTTCTATCGGAGTTATAGTTGGTGCAGTAATAATGATGTTATCTAATAACTTTATAGTTGACGTAGTTGTAAGTATTGGAATTGCATTAGTTATTTTACGTTCTGGAATAATATTGTGTAAGAAATGTATTCATATTTTCATGGAAGGTACGCCAGAAGAGATCAAAGTATCAGATGTAACAAAAGATCTTTTGAATATAGAAGAAATTATTGAAGTTCATGATCTTCACGTATGGACATTAACTTCAAATCTTTTTTCAATGACAGTTCACATAAAAATAAAACAAGAGGCATTACAGCAACCAGATAAAATCTTAAAAAAAATCAATCATCGAATGAATGAAAAATTTGGTATAACCCATTGTACAGTTCAAATAGAAAGTGAGCACGGATTAATGGATCTTGATGATTAA
- a CDS encoding virginiamycin B lyase family protein gives MKKPIYFVTGFVFLIIVVLAISVFDESTKTLKENDEHVIEITGTPADKYSLDEREQHCGSSNAKTNQYIKEFEIPTPCTQPLSIIADPKGNIWFTQTNTGKIAMFDPESEEFTEYQNEMWSLNGASMMWGIAYTDDDEIWFTDDKYGAIWRFSIPDETYSKFEIKGKIKKAFPQKIALYNDNFVINDFTGNQIVVLNHEKLDEGQYTNSTLSIPEGFFTSQAVVDNEGNMWFVMWKYQKEIILVKTNSITQKVEQYTLPESIQAPNGVAIGPLGGIWIADTAGNSFYKFNPEDKKVIEFVTSKPSVLTYGNASGLIKTPITRPYWNAFDSDGKMWFNQQTGNRLAVFDPESESLIEYDIPSKNPSWSDCGDLTDCGLSQSFGFAFKDKQVWFTEWVENNIGVLDTSITIPISLEIEKEIIAIKQGGQKEIFVTAIPQTNQNIDLVLSGNSNSELIKIKTNPEPTQISDRMVKIPILIIVDEKAHQGDYKILLSIQLQDVVVSSYVSVRII, from the coding sequence GTGAAAAAACCAATTTATTTTGTCACTGGATTTGTATTTTTAATAATCGTAGTACTAGCAATCAGTGTATTTGATGAATCAACTAAAACACTAAAAGAGAATGATGAACATGTAATAGAAATCACAGGGACTCCTGCTGACAAATATTCCTTAGATGAAAGAGAGCAACATTGTGGAAGCTCAAATGCCAAAACAAATCAATATATCAAAGAATTTGAAATCCCAACTCCTTGCACCCAGCCCCTTTCCATAATTGCTGATCCTAAAGGCAACATATGGTTTACACAAACTAATACAGGAAAAATTGCAATGTTTGATCCAGAATCTGAAGAATTTACAGAATACCAAAATGAAATGTGGTCGTTGAATGGTGCATCAATGATGTGGGGAATTGCATATACGGATGATGATGAAATTTGGTTTACAGATGACAAGTATGGAGCAATATGGAGATTTTCTATTCCAGATGAAACATACTCAAAGTTTGAAATTAAAGGTAAGATAAAAAAAGCATTTCCCCAAAAAATTGCTCTTTACAATGACAATTTTGTAATTAATGATTTCACAGGAAATCAAATAGTTGTTTTAAATCATGAAAAATTAGATGAGGGACAATATACAAATTCCACTCTTTCAATTCCAGAGGGCTTCTTCACAAGCCAGGCAGTTGTTGACAACGAAGGGAATATGTGGTTTGTTATGTGGAAATATCAAAAAGAAATAATTCTTGTTAAAACAAATTCCATTACACAAAAAGTAGAGCAATATACACTACCAGAGTCAATTCAAGCTCCAAATGGTGTTGCGATTGGACCATTAGGAGGAATTTGGATTGCAGATACTGCAGGAAATTCATTTTACAAGTTCAATCCAGAGGATAAAAAAGTGATAGAATTTGTCACATCAAAGCCATCAGTTTTGACTTATGGAAATGCCTCAGGACTAATCAAAACGCCGATTACTCGTCCATATTGGAATGCATTTGATTCAGACGGAAAAATGTGGTTTAATCAACAAACAGGGAACAGATTGGCAGTGTTTGATCCAGAGTCTGAATCACTAATAGAATACGATATTCCATCAAAAAATCCTAGCTGGTCAGATTGCGGGGATTTAACTGACTGCGGTTTGTCTCAAAGTTTTGGGTTTGCCTTCAAAGATAAACAAGTTTGGTTTACAGAATGGGTAGAAAATAACATTGGGGTCTTAGACACTTCGATTACAATTCCGATTTCACTTGAGATAGAAAAGGAGATCATTGCGATTAAACAAGGAGGACAAAAAGAAATCTTTGTTACCGCTATACCTCAAACAAATCAGAATATTGATTTAGTTTTATCTGGAAATTCAAATTCTGAATTAATCAAAATCAAAACAAACCCAGAACCAACACAAATTTCAGACAGGATGGTGAAGATCCCAATTTTGATAATCGTTGATGAAAAAGCACATCAGGGAGATTATAAAATTCTGTTAAGTATACAACTACAAGACGTGGTAGTATCATCATATGTTTCAGTAAGGATCATCTGA
- a CDS encoding helix-turn-helix domain-containing protein: MEPDDFLRDEYARLILKSTTTYKPASEIHKETGIPLGTIYRRLELLKNAGLLQVAGYIENGVKVKTYHNKPRRYHVSNPRISRILEIIQKNPAISYRDIQKISGYPFGTLSNSLSNLEKDSKITVKRFTRRTHHFPSHIPSVEYPVLINLRKETAKKL; the protein is encoded by the coding sequence ATGGAACCTGATGATTTTCTTAGAGATGAATATGCTAGATTAATTCTCAAATCAACAACTACCTACAAACCTGCCTCTGAGATACACAAAGAAACTGGAATCCCTCTTGGTACAATTTATCGTAGACTAGAGCTTCTCAAAAATGCTGGATTATTACAGGTTGCAGGATATATTGAAAATGGCGTTAAAGTGAAAACTTATCACAACAAGCCTAGAAGATACCATGTTTCAAATCCTAGAATTTCACGAATTTTGGAAATTATTCAAAAAAACCCTGCTATTTCATATCGAGACATACAAAAAATATCTGGATATCCTTTTGGTACTTTATCTAATTCCTTATCTAATCTAGAAAAAGACTCTAAAATTACTGTCAAACGTTTTACCAGAAGAACACATCATTTTCCCTCACACATCCCATCTGTTGAATATCCTGTGTTAATTAATCTAAGAAAAGAAACAGCAAAAAAATTATAA
- a CDS encoding cupredoxin domain-containing protein — translation MSVLEKNYRAYAMHTLFFTSVVFLLVIGNGKYSHAEDYTISIPFGAFNPELNTPAEVWYDPPVLSIHVGDSVTWVNDDREGHTVTSGDGAGRFEWMDTKELGEPDGIFDSQRFMPNESWTYTFDKAGTFNYFCIIHPWMSGVIAVQQAIPDYPHDAQGNKIETFPLIQFTPDKLIEFDLTWEPNIIKTFEKTTFVFQTYDGLTNSNLDKMRYDMIITQNGKEVFQDSGITQVGGDYRNVIFETSGPIEIRFQNIISSGTSGIDSVARESVTQPLFRTVVFSTIVYDNPEKFSATETMVQPAQRLDIYYELLVAIITVPALMLLGIVIYMKFKKPDIRSQEMSTPI, via the coding sequence ATGAGTGTGCTTGAAAAAAACTATAGAGCATATGCCATGCATACTCTTTTTTTTACATCTGTAGTCTTTTTGTTAGTAATTGGTAATGGTAAATACTCTCATGCTGAAGACTATACAATTAGTATTCCGTTTGGAGCTTTCAATCCTGAACTAAACACGCCTGCAGAAGTCTGGTATGATCCTCCTGTACTCTCTATTCATGTAGGTGACTCTGTTACCTGGGTAAATGATGATCGTGAAGGACACACAGTAACAAGTGGTGATGGTGCTGGTAGATTTGAGTGGATGGATACAAAGGAATTGGGAGAGCCAGATGGGATATTTGACAGTCAGCGATTCATGCCAAATGAATCATGGACATATACATTTGATAAGGCAGGAACTTTCAATTATTTTTGTATAATTCATCCTTGGATGAGTGGAGTGATAGCTGTACAGCAAGCTATTCCTGATTACCCTCATGACGCACAAGGCAATAAAATTGAAACTTTTCCATTAATTCAGTTCACTCCAGATAAGTTAATAGAATTTGATCTGACTTGGGAGCCAAACATTATCAAGACTTTTGAAAAAACAACATTTGTTTTTCAAACTTATGATGGGCTAACAAATTCTAATCTAGACAAGATGAGATATGATATGATAATTACCCAAAACGGCAAAGAGGTATTTCAAGATTCAGGTATTACCCAAGTTGGTGGCGATTACAGAAATGTAATTTTTGAAACCTCTGGTCCTATAGAAATTAGATTTCAAAATATCATAAGTAGTGGAACTTCAGGTATTGATAGTGTTGCAAGAGAATCTGTAACCCAACCTCTCTTTCGTACTGTTGTATTCTCTACAATAGTATATGACAATCCTGAAAAGTTTAGTGCAACTGAAACTATGGTACAACCTGCACAAAGATTAGATATCTATTATGAATTGTTAGTTGCAATAATAACAGTTCCTGCATTAATGCTATTGGGAATTGTCATTTACATGAAATTCAAAAAACCTGATATACGTTCACAGGAGATGTCCACTCCCATCTAA
- a CDS encoding integrase repeat-containing protein — translation MKFRSFKHARDYVQSLQLKNEREWILFCKSNKKPSDIPSVPRQYYTNEWKGLGDWLGTYTIAPQNKKFRTFKKARKFVHSLNLRTYYDWLDFCKSNKKPSDIPSVPRQYYTNEWKGFGDWLGTYTIAPQNKKFRSFKQARIFARNLKLKNHLQWVQYSKTSNFPVDIPSTPNRTYQNKGWIGWSDWLGTKKKSLQKNS, via the coding sequence ATGAAATTCAGATCTTTCAAACATGCACGGGACTATGTACAAAGTTTACAATTAAAAAATGAACGAGAATGGATTTTATTTTGCAAATCAAACAAAAAACCTAGCGACATCCCTTCTGTGCCAAGACAATATTATACAAATGAATGGAAAGGGTTGGGGGATTGGTTAGGTACATACACTATAGCACCACAAAATAAAAAATTCCGAACTTTTAAAAAAGCAAGAAAATTTGTTCATTCACTTAATTTAAGAACTTATTATGACTGGTTAGATTTTTGCAAATCAAACAAAAAACCTAGCGATATCCCTTCTGTGCCAAGACAATATTATACAAATGAATGGAAAGGATTTGGAGATTGGTTAGGTACATACACTATAGCACCACAAAACAAAAAATTCCGATCTTTTAAACAGGCTAGAATTTTTGCAAGGAATTTAAAATTGAAAAATCATCTTCAATGGGTTCAATATTCTAAAACCTCTAATTTTCCTGTAGACATTCCAAGTACTCCAAATAGAACCTATCAAAACAAAGGATGGATTGGATGGTCTGACTGGCTTGGAACTAAAAAGAAATCCCTACAAAAAAATTCTTAA
- a CDS encoding multicopper oxidase domain-containing protein, with protein MNRRISTLFTIAAVAVMGATLFGSTYTQTQIAGQSLDASKMDVDVMDQIMQMGGLQLVMPQAFAETDCGVLESSGRTVVEFDLTGESVELPVMGGKTFNAMTFSGQVPGPTLRVTQGDVVKMTLTIPDDEVTGHGNDMHASQISASAFESVNPGETAQYCYIAEAAGVFKYHCSGVKLIGMDQHVLSGMYGIAIVDPVDGYKKLMVEKTKVDGSGEVSLDRKFYSADALEFQLQYNQLYLTPEGNYDAGAMFKHHNTATVVNGMQFGYVPNMAHNLLVNGDVNKNIFVAQPWNGIEHKQYQSQLLFVENDQHVRLFIENSGNEPVFFHIVGEILDRVVQGNRVQSAATETWLIGGSQNAIVDLVFDEPGAYAAVNHDYAAIYTGAATVFVAGDPFGLNPVLVEKGVIPAPVASYAYALGNPSDAVPPMGKNSIAHPALNIHGLYTDEVASEMQASGDYVALWEVIPVVAEILTS; from the coding sequence ATGAATAGAAGAATAAGCACACTCTTTACAATTGCAGCAGTAGCTGTAATGGGTGCAACTCTATTCGGAAGCACATACACACAAACCCAGATTGCTGGTCAATCTCTTGACGCATCTAAAATGGATGTTGATGTCATGGACCAAATTATGCAAATGGGCGGTTTACAGCTTGTAATGCCTCAAGCATTCGCAGAAACTGATTGTGGTGTTCTAGAAAGTTCTGGTAGAACAGTAGTCGAGTTTGACTTGACTGGTGAAAGTGTTGAACTTCCAGTTATGGGAGGAAAAACTTTCAACGCCATGACCTTTAGTGGACAAGTCCCAGGACCAACACTAAGAGTTACACAAGGTGATGTTGTAAAAATGACACTTACAATTCCAGACGATGAAGTTACTGGACACGGTAACGACATGCACGCATCACAAATTTCTGCAAGCGCTTTTGAGTCTGTCAATCCTGGCGAAACAGCACAGTATTGTTACATCGCAGAAGCAGCTGGTGTCTTCAAATACCATTGTTCTGGTGTCAAATTAATTGGCATGGACCAACACGTACTTTCCGGCATGTACGGAATTGCAATCGTTGATCCTGTTGATGGATACAAGAAATTAATGGTTGAGAAAACCAAAGTTGATGGTAGCGGTGAAGTATCGCTAGACAGAAAGTTCTATAGTGCAGATGCATTAGAGTTCCAACTCCAATACAACCAATTGTATCTAACACCTGAAGGCAACTATGATGCCGGAGCAATGTTCAAGCATCATAACACTGCAACAGTTGTTAACGGAATGCAATTCGGTTATGTACCAAACATGGCTCATAACTTACTCGTCAATGGCGATGTAAACAAGAACATCTTTGTTGCACAACCATGGAATGGAATTGAACACAAGCAATACCAATCACAACTCTTGTTTGTTGAAAATGATCAACACGTGAGACTCTTTATCGAAAACTCCGGTAATGAACCAGTATTTTTCCACATTGTTGGAGAAATCTTGGACAGAGTAGTTCAAGGTAACAGAGTACAATCCGCAGCAACTGAAACATGGTTGATTGGCGGTTCACAGAATGCAATTGTTGATTTGGTCTTTGATGAACCAGGTGCATATGCAGCAGTAAACCATGATTATGCAGCAATTTACACTGGCGCAGCTACAGTCTTTGTAGCAGGTGACCCATTCGGCTTGAACCCAGTTCTAGTTGAGAAAGGAGTTATCCCAGCACCAGTAGCATCTTATGCATATGCTTTAGGCAATCCAAGTGATGCTGTCCCACCAATGGGAAAGAACAGTATTGCTCATCCTGCACTAAACATTCACGGTTTATACACTGATGAAGTAGCTTCTGAAATGCAAGCAAGTGGCGATTATGTCGCATTATGGGAAGTAATTCCTGTAGTAGCAGAAATCCTTACTTCTTGA
- a CDS encoding stage II sporulation protein M, whose product MSDVSEDEANIFMDEFEELVSNIDAFGIFVHNTTIALPMFIPGFGVAWGLFSSWSTGFAFAAISATTPELESIPPLSILFLSPFGLMELVAYSMGISRSFILIRVIFKKINLIPLIKPTAIEIGIMLALLLAGGYIEFYMLEFAQEQSLEMSGF is encoded by the coding sequence ATGTCAGATGTAAGTGAAGATGAAGCAAATATCTTCATGGATGAATTCGAAGAACTTGTTTCAAATATTGATGCATTTGGAATTTTTGTACATAATACGACAATTGCTCTACCAATGTTTATTCCAGGATTTGGAGTTGCATGGGGGCTCTTCTCTTCATGGTCAACGGGATTTGCCTTTGCTGCAATATCTGCCACTACACCTGAATTAGAAAGCATTCCACCGCTTTCAATTCTTTTCTTATCCCCCTTTGGATTAATGGAACTTGTTGCATATTCAATGGGAATCTCTAGAAGCTTTATTCTGATTAGAGTAATTTTTAAAAAAATTAATCTCATTCCACTTATCAAACCAACGGCAATAGAAATTGGAATTATGCTAGCACTTCTTTTGGCAGGAGGATATATTGAATTTTACATGTTAGAATTTGCTCAAGAACAAAGTCTTGAGATGTCAGGTTTTTAA
- a CDS encoding DsbA family protein: MKDFEFIEDKKSDNQIIVNKSTFNRLIMAIVAAAVVSAFLGGYVVGGETAEPKEVIVREAVPTSQAKPTSQEQLGPQIIRNISIDDDPMKGNPDASISIIEFSDFQCPFCAKFHETTLPQLEQNYISTGKVNFVYRDFPIQSIHPNAIPAALASECADDQGKFWEMHDEIFKNQRIWQDLEILQSVALFKQYASNLGLDENAFDSCLDSGKYLNEITNDLNDGRAYGVTGTPAFFVGNEKIGFTHISGAQPYSTFQRVIDGQLDQ; this comes from the coding sequence GTGAAAGATTTTGAATTTATTGAAGATAAAAAATCAGATAACCAAATTATTGTAAACAAGTCAACGTTTAATCGACTAATTATGGCAATTGTAGCAGCAGCTGTTGTTTCTGCATTTTTAGGTGGCTATGTAGTTGGGGGAGAAACAGCAGAACCAAAAGAAGTCATTGTTAGAGAAGCCGTTCCAACATCTCAAGCAAAACCAACTTCACAAGAACAGCTTGGACCTCAAATTATTAGAAATATCTCAATTGATGATGATCCTATGAAAGGAAACCCTGACGCATCAATTAGTATTATTGAATTTTCTGACTTTCAATGCCCATTCTGTGCAAAGTTTCATGAAACAACCCTTCCGCAACTAGAACAAAACTATATTTCCACAGGAAAGGTAAATTTTGTGTACCGAGACTTTCCAATCCAGAGTATTCATCCAAATGCGATTCCTGCTGCACTTGCATCAGAATGTGCTGATGATCAAGGAAAATTCTGGGAGATGCATGATGAGATCTTCAAAAATCAGAGAATATGGCAAGATCTAGAAATTCTGCAATCTGTAGCCCTCTTCAAACAATATGCATCTAATTTGGGACTTGATGAAAATGCTTTTGACTCATGCCTAGATTCTGGAAAATATCTTAATGAGATTACAAATGATCTTAATGATGGTCGTGCATATGGTGTTACTGGAACTCCTGCATTCTTTGTTGGAAATGAAAAAATTGGATTTACACATATTTCAGGCGCACAACCATATTCTACATTTCAAAGAGTCATAGATGGACAGCTTGATCAATAA
- a CDS encoding AsnC family transcriptional regulator: protein MPHELDDVDIGIVTSLQQDGRKSFRQIARELNISTPTVQARYQRLLNIGLIKSVSPVIDSSNVIDGQKKQLQTCDCHESHDVDLKSGMSVTMKCDLCDGPIGDKPHVYKFANFERFFCCNTCKTQYKEKNKGRIQSIIEKDKEKN, encoded by the coding sequence ATGCCACATGAATTAGATGACGTAGATATTGGCATTGTGACATCTCTACAACAAGATGGGAGGAAATCATTTAGACAGATTGCAAGAGAACTTAACATAAGCACTCCTACAGTACAAGCTAGATATCAAAGATTACTCAATATAGGATTAATAAAATCAGTTTCTCCTGTAATTGATTCTTCTAATGTTATAGATGGACAAAAGAAACAACTCCAAACATGTGATTGTCATGAGTCTCATGATGTAGATTTAAAATCAGGAATGTCTGTAACTATGAAATGCGATTTATGTGATGGTCCTATAGGGGACAAACCTCATGTTTACAAATTTGCAAATTTTGAGAGATTTTTCTGTTGTAATACCTGTAAAACTCAGTACAAGGAAAAAAACAAAGGACGAATTCAATCAATTATAGAAAAAGATAAAGAAAAAAACTGA
- a CDS encoding S1C family serine protease, which produces MCIRLSYSINNSSKILLGGVVFSIVLLSGISVVFLSPVLAQDNSYSSENLQTTIDSSKNLSLIEIFESSEFGVVSITVTKTSTSGGNTNSVGSGFIFDKEGHIITNNHVVKDTKKIDVTFIDGTSYRAEIIGTDPYADIAVIKIDVNSKKLYPIPIGDSSKLKVGEQIAAIGNPFGLSGSMTSGIVSQLGRLLPSGAGFSIPDVIQTDTAINPGNSGGPLLNMKGEIVGVNTAIYSNDGSFSGVGFSIPSNVILKIVPVLIKEGEFQHPWVGISSANITPDLAELLNLQDAKGVLIMTVVKDSPADKANLRGSSQTATADGMEYIIGGDIVLSIDGKEVRKIDDILTHLQREKNVGDALNLGILRDGKSINITLTLEERPES; this is translated from the coding sequence ATGTGTATTAGATTGTCTTATTCGATTAATAACAGTTCAAAGATTTTGCTTGGAGGAGTAGTGTTTAGTATTGTTTTGCTGTCTGGAATATCCGTCGTGTTTCTGTCGCCAGTTTTGGCACAAGACAATTCCTACTCCTCTGAGAATCTACAAACTACAATTGATTCCTCAAAAAATCTTTCCCTTATTGAAATCTTTGAAAGTTCAGAATTTGGTGTAGTGAGTATTACTGTAACAAAAACATCTACTTCTGGTGGTAATACAAACAGTGTTGGTTCTGGATTTATCTTTGATAAAGAAGGTCATATCATTACAAACAATCATGTGGTAAAAGATACTAAAAAAATTGATGTGACTTTTATTGATGGAACTTCATATCGTGCAGAAATTATAGGTACAGATCCTTATGCTGATATTGCAGTAATCAAAATAGATGTGAATTCTAAAAAACTCTATCCAATTCCAATAGGAGATTCATCAAAACTCAAGGTAGGGGAGCAGATAGCAGCAATTGGTAATCCATTTGGGTTATCCGGTTCAATGACTTCAGGAATTGTGAGTCAATTAGGAAGGTTACTTCCATCAGGCGCTGGGTTTTCAATTCCTGATGTAATCCAAACAGATACTGCGATTAACCCTGGAAATTCTGGAGGGCCATTACTTAACATGAAAGGAGAAATAGTCGGGGTTAATACTGCAATCTATTCCAATGATGGTAGTTTTTCAGGTGTAGGTTTCTCTATTCCATCAAATGTTATTTTAAAAATAGTACCTGTATTGATTAAAGAAGGAGAGTTTCAACATCCCTGGGTTGGAATATCTAGTGCAAACATTACTCCTGATCTTGCAGAACTATTGAATCTACAAGATGCAAAAGGAGTTTTAATTATGACTGTAGTAAAAGATAGCCCTGCAGATAAAGCAAATCTTAGAGGTTCATCACAAACTGCTACTGCAGATGGAATGGAGTATATCATAGGTGGAGACATTGTATTGTCAATTGATGGAAAAGAAGTACGAAAGATTGATGATATTTTGACTCATTTACAACGTGAGAAAAATGTTGGTGATGCATTAAACCTTGGAATACTGCGAGACGGAAAATCAATTAATATAACTTTGACACTTGAAGAAAGACCTGAATCATAA
- a CDS encoding 3D domain-containing protein yields the protein MALIVNFSIANAETVSIPEWVYTVHDFWIEEKISDDEFTTVLNYLEKQNIVDLILHKSYDVKTNFLLSMMQNQDAQRFVSCTDGWYVTGYFVPVEKDYSDEFIIINIGETQREFRQDFVDAIQIEGWGKTLSGDYLGWYDNSFHINETALDQNGQPLVAGMIAVDNTIIDRETELIISTLPEPWNEIILISADEGPAIKGKHIDLFTGEGKLAENETFRVTGYDNKVCK from the coding sequence ATGGCTTTAATTGTAAACTTTAGCATTGCAAATGCTGAAACTGTAAGTATTCCTGAATGGGTTTATACAGTACATGATTTTTGGATTGAAGAAAAAATTTCTGATGATGAATTTACTACCGTGCTAAACTATCTAGAAAAACAAAATATAGTTGATCTCATTTTGCATAAATCCTATGATGTTAAAACCAACTTTTTACTTAGTATGATGCAAAACCAAGATGCCCAACGATTTGTATCTTGTACTGATGGCTGGTATGTAACGGGGTATTTTGTACCCGTAGAGAAAGATTATTCTGATGAATTTATCATAATCAACATTGGTGAAACACAACGAGAATTTCGACAAGATTTTGTTGATGCAATACAGATAGAAGGTTGGGGGAAAACATTATCTGGAGATTATTTAGGTTGGTATGATAATTCCTTTCACATAAATGAAACTGCATTAGATCAAAATGGACAACCACTTGTTGCAGGTATGATAGCTGTTGATAATACCATAATAGATAGGGAAACTGAATTAATAATCTCTACACTCCCAGAACCGTGGAACGAAATCATTCTTATTTCTGCAGATGAAGGACCTGCAATCAAAGGAAAACATATTGATTTGTTTACAGGAGAAGGAAAACTAGCCGAAAATGAAACTTTTCGTGTTACTGGTTATGATAACAAAGTATGCAAATAG
- a CDS encoding glutaredoxin family protein, which translates to MSHKIEILTTPSCGNCKVVETMLDEMKVSYDVIDITEKPEYLEKYPIFTAPGIVIDDKLEFIGIPKKQELFERLS; encoded by the coding sequence ATGAGTCATAAAATCGAAATTCTAACAACACCTTCTTGTGGTAATTGTAAAGTTGTTGAAACAATGTTAGATGAAATGAAAGTATCTTATGATGTAATTGACATTACAGAAAAACCCGAATATTTGGAAAAATATCCAATATTTACTGCACCTGGAATTGTAATTGATGATAAACTGGAATTCATAGGGATTCCAAAAAAACAAGAATTGTTCGAAAGACTATCATAA
- a CDS encoding YHS domain-containing protein — MKDPVCGMEMGEKGEVFSYKGKEYRFCCASCRWAFENNPEHFENES; from the coding sequence ATGAAAGATCCTGTATGTGGAATGGAAATGGGGGAGAAAGGTGAAGTATTTTCTTACAAAGGAAAGGAATATCGATTCTGTTGTGCTAGTTGCAGATGGGCATTTGAAAACAACCCAGAGCATTTTGAAAATGAGTCATAA